A DNA window from Caretta caretta isolate rCarCar2 chromosome 7, rCarCar1.hap1, whole genome shotgun sequence contains the following coding sequences:
- the C7H3orf49 gene encoding putative uncharacterized protein C3orf49 homolog, with protein sequence MEEQAESITGETTVVRARQTMRHWSVTSLTSEFQKVPYLSKKRRNFLGLKKKKNEQKVQYHSGVTAGKLQMQLSDAYFGCTARFFKTKQALGSKLLVWRQHCFKDEKQRMKYPSS encoded by the exons ATGGAGGAACAAGCAGAGAGCATAACTGGGGAAACCACGGTTGTGAGAGCAAGACAAACCATGAGACACTGGTCGGTGACATCGCTGACATCTGAATTCCAAAAG GTTCCTTATTTGTCAAAAAAGAGGAGAAACTTTCTAGGCctcaaaaagaagaagaatgagCAGAAGGTGCAGTACCATTCAGGTGTGACAGCTGGAAAGCTTCAAATGCAg CTATCAGATGCTTATTTCG gatGCACTGCAcggtttttcaaaacaaaacaagctttgGGATCTAAACTACTGGTATGGAGACAACATTGCTTTAAAGATGAAAAACAGAGAATGAAATACCCCTCTTCTTGA
- the THOC7 gene encoding THO complex subunit 7 gives MGAVTDDEVIRKRLLIDGDGAGDDRRINLLVKSFIKWCNSGSQEEGYSQYQRMLSTLSQCEFSMGKTLLVYDMNLREMENYEKIYKDIENSIAAAHEKIAECKKQILQAKRIRKNRQEYDALAKVIQHHPDRHETLKQLEALGKELQHLSHIKENVEDKLELRRKQFHVLLSTIHELQQTLENDEKLSEAEESQETHMEAETKQ, from the exons ATGGGGGCCGTGACCGACG ATGAAGTTATTCGTAAACGACTTTTAATTGATGGAGATGGTGCTGGCGACGACCGACGAATTAATTTGTTAGTGAAGAGCTTCATTAAATGGTGCAACTCTGGATCTCAAGAAGAGGG CTACAGCCAGTACCAACGCATGCTGAGCACTTTATCACAATGTgaattttcaatgggaaaaactCTGCTTGTCTATGATATGAACCTCAGAGAAATGGAGAACTATGAAAAAATCTACAAAGACATAG aaaatagTATAGCTGCAGCACATGAGAAAATAGCTGAATGCAAAAAGCAGATCCTGCAAGCAAAAAGAATCCGAAAAAATCGTCAAG aataTGATGCATTGGCTAAAGTAATACAGCACCATCCAGACAGGCATGAAACATTAAA GCAGCTAGAAGCTTTGGGAAAAGAACTTCAACATCTTTCTCATATTAAAGAAAATGTTGAAGATAAG CTGGAGTTGAGACGAAAGCAGTTCCATGTGCTTCTGAGTACCATCCATGAACTTCAGCAAACTTTGGAAA ATGATGAAAAACTTTCAGAAGCAGAGGAATCCCAAGAAACTCACATGGAAGCAGAGACTAAACAGTAG